A single Deltaproteobacteria bacterium DNA region contains:
- a CDS encoding DUF1679 domain-containing protein yields MNLSLSKTNTNVLPPPPPADVAKALKVAAVNIDWLAGDGSDRCYYRITGPELTVPLVLMQLSGSDAQALKDGGYDWINIANLLSLHKIFVPHVSCTMPDHAALIIEDYGDQMLEGSVFTLWEKHDLASLRQLYLGCMEIITKFLSVEKNPDSVWCQRGFDTERFVWELKFFLQKYAFPIAGISFSKMEEAQFQKEATSLAELLSSGSKYFVHRDFHSRNVMVKETKLAVIDFQDARLGPASYDLVSLCFDSYVPFSSEMRTELMNTGLNVIRQQLGDSIYQDANEFWRPMLLQRQLKAIGSFGYLTVDKKRHNYLKYVGPALNTLETQNIADQRWPLLSDTLIRRMRISLDKNFYGK; encoded by the coding sequence TTGAATTTGTCGTTATCTAAAACCAATACAAACGTGCTCCCACCCCCTCCACCAGCTGACGTTGCCAAAGCGCTCAAAGTCGCCGCGGTCAACATAGATTGGCTTGCAGGAGACGGTTCAGATCGCTGCTATTACCGGATAACTGGTCCGGAGCTAACCGTGCCATTAGTGTTGATGCAGCTCTCTGGCAGCGATGCCCAAGCCTTAAAAGATGGCGGATACGACTGGATCAACATAGCCAACCTACTAAGTCTTCACAAAATCTTCGTCCCTCACGTTAGCTGTACGATGCCCGATCATGCCGCCTTAATCATCGAGGATTACGGTGACCAAATGCTCGAAGGATCGGTTTTCACGTTGTGGGAGAAACACGATTTAGCTTCTCTTCGGCAACTTTATTTGGGGTGTATGGAAATCATCACCAAATTTTTAAGCGTCGAGAAAAATCCTGATTCTGTCTGGTGCCAGCGCGGATTTGATACAGAGCGATTTGTTTGGGAACTAAAATTCTTTTTACAGAAATATGCCTTTCCAATCGCAGGTATTTCTTTCAGCAAAATGGAGGAGGCTCAGTTTCAAAAAGAGGCCACGTCTCTGGCTGAGCTTTTGTCCTCGGGTTCAAAATATTTTGTTCATCGTGATTTTCACTCAAGAAATGTAATGGTGAAAGAGACGAAACTTGCCGTAATTGATTTTCAAGACGCAAGATTAGGGCCTGCTTCTTACGATTTGGTGTCACTTTGTTTCGATTCTTATGTTCCGTTCTCAAGTGAGATGCGTACCGAACTCATGAACACGGGACTAAACGTGATCCGTCAGCAACTAGGAGATTCTATCTATCAAGATGCAAATGAATTCTGGCGCCCGATGCTTTTACAGCGACAATTAAAGGCGATAGGTAGCTTTGGTTACCTAACTGTCGACAAAAAGAGACATAATTACTTGAAGTACGTAGGGCCAGCTCTCAATACACTAGAAACTCAAAATATTGCGGACCAAAGGTGGCCTCTTTTATCTGACACTCTGATACGAAGGATGCGCATCAGCCTGGATAAAAATTTTTATGGAAAGTAA